From Solidesulfovibrio carbinoliphilus subsp. oakridgensis, the proteins below share one genomic window:
- a CDS encoding winged helix-turn-helix domain-containing protein, whose protein sequence is MREIRAVQRLHLWLETKDGMLLGLGRIQLLELVEELGSLNKAAAAMGMSYRAAWGRMKQTETVIGEPLVERSGPKKGFRLTPLGHEVVRTFRTWHHDVENFAVARAREIFPWTTEPYVEEGPKSGKSS, encoded by the coding sequence ATGCGTGAAATAAGGGCCGTGCAGCGGCTGCACCTGTGGCTGGAAACCAAGGACGGCATGCTGCTTGGCCTCGGCCGGATCCAGCTTTTGGAGCTGGTGGAGGAACTCGGGTCCCTCAACAAGGCCGCCGCGGCCATGGGCATGTCCTACCGGGCCGCCTGGGGCCGCATGAAGCAGACCGAGACCGTGATCGGCGAACCCCTGGTCGAGCGGTCGGGCCCCAAGAAGGGCTTTCGCCTGACGCCGCTTGGCCACGAGGTCGTGCGCACGTTCCGGACCTGGCACCACGATGTGGAGAATTTCGCCGTGGCCCGGGCCCGGGAGATTTTTCCCTGGACCACGGAACCCTATGTCGAGGAAGGCCCGAAATCCGGCAAGTCATCCTGA
- a CDS encoding MATE family efflux transporter yields the protein MEKRAGLMAAGVGFRDIWGLAWPQILMMFLNFLIGFVDVYVGGRIDRETQATIGVLTQAMFFFQVLSMAVANGAVAAVSQSEGAGRLPRANRYVWLCLLLGLAASAAILLVGLAGRELFLRLLQVPAPMLPTARYFLTVFLWLLPIQSFFVIANALFRAKRLVMVPLYAWGLAAALNAFGNFGLGLGYFGLPHLGYAGVAWSTFLSVTVGMLFNLGALIRAGMLRTGEFPPWRWIRCGSRYLFKVAWPSGLMQVVWHTGYLVLFAITGSLPVGSVDALAGMSAGMRVESLLFLPPMAFNFTASILVGNLLGAGRPELAKRVGYRIVVAGTAAVTVMGVLLWPFLPQAAALLSPQPEVQAQAVSYLRYNVLAIPFTVSGLILIGAMTGAGATLYTMFVTGTSIWLVRLPLAVYLGHTLLGRAEGVWVSMFVSQAVQALVCLGVYQFADWARFGMGGSKPRK from the coding sequence ATGGAAAAACGCGCCGGCCTCATGGCCGCCGGGGTCGGATTCCGGGATATCTGGGGGCTCGCCTGGCCCCAGATCCTTATGATGTTTCTCAATTTCCTGATCGGTTTCGTGGACGTCTACGTCGGCGGCCGCATCGATCGGGAGACCCAGGCCACCATCGGCGTCCTGACCCAGGCCATGTTTTTTTTCCAGGTCCTGTCCATGGCCGTGGCCAACGGGGCCGTGGCCGCGGTCAGCCAGTCCGAGGGGGCCGGGCGCTTGCCCCGGGCCAACCGCTACGTCTGGCTGTGCCTGCTCCTTGGCCTGGCCGCCTCGGCCGCCATTTTGCTCGTCGGCCTGGCCGGACGCGAGCTGTTTTTGCGCCTGCTCCAGGTGCCGGCCCCCATGCTGCCGACAGCCCGCTATTTCCTGACGGTCTTTTTGTGGCTGTTGCCCATCCAGTCGTTTTTCGTCATCGCCAACGCGTTGTTCCGGGCCAAGCGGTTGGTCATGGTGCCGCTTTACGCCTGGGGGCTGGCCGCGGCGCTGAACGCCTTCGGCAACTTCGGCCTGGGCCTCGGGTATTTCGGCCTGCCGCACCTGGGCTATGCCGGCGTGGCCTGGAGCACCTTTCTCTCGGTCACGGTGGGGATGCTTTTCAATCTCGGAGCCCTCATCCGGGCCGGCATGCTGCGGACCGGGGAATTTCCGCCCTGGCGGTGGATCCGGTGCGGCAGCCGCTATCTCTTCAAGGTCGCCTGGCCGTCGGGGCTCATGCAGGTGGTCTGGCACACGGGCTACCTGGTCCTTTTCGCCATTACCGGGTCCCTGCCGGTCGGCAGCGTCGACGCCCTGGCCGGCATGTCGGCCGGCATGCGGGTGGAGTCGCTTCTTTTCCTGCCGCCCATGGCCTTCAATTTCACGGCCTCCATCCTGGTCGGCAACCTGCTCGGGGCCGGCCGGCCGGAGTTGGCCAAGCGGGTGGGCTACCGCATCGTTGTGGCCGGCACGGCCGCCGTGACCGTCATGGGGGTGCTCCTGTGGCCGTTTCTGCCCCAGGCGGCGGCGCTGCTGTCTCCCCAGCCCGAGGTCCAGGCCCAGGCGGTCTCCTATCTTCGTTATAATGTTCTGGCTATTCCCTTTACGGTCAGCGGTCTTATCCTTATCGGCGCCATGACCGGAGCCGGGGCGACCCTCTACACGATGTTCGTCACCGGGACCTCGATCTGGCTCGTGCGGTTGCCGTTGGCCGTCTACCTGGGGCATACGCTTCTGGGCCGGGCCGAGGGCGTTTGGGTTTCCATGTTCGTCTCCCAGGCCGTCCAGGCGCTGGTGTGCCTCGGCGTCTACCAGTTCGCCGACTGGGCCCGGTTCGGCATGGGCGGCAGCAAACCAAGGAAGTGA
- a CDS encoding response regulator — protein sequence MEKRLKVLVVDDSKVMRGIIRKMLGSGGVEVLEAADGRQALEVLAAGSVDCIISDWNMPRMKGIDLLRCVRGSCSLAGIPFVMVTAEALADNIAEADAAKVSSYLTKPFTADDLWRTLREILPEHTAN from the coding sequence ATGGAGAAGCGACTGAAGGTTCTCGTTGTGGACGACTCCAAGGTCATGCGCGGCATCATCCGCAAGATGCTTGGAAGCGGCGGCGTCGAGGTGCTCGAGGCGGCCGACGGCCGGCAAGCCCTCGAAGTGCTGGCCGCCGGGTCCGTGGACTGCATCATTTCCGACTGGAACATGCCGCGCATGAAAGGCATCGACTTGCTCCGGTGCGTGCGGGGCAGTTGTTCCTTGGCCGGAATTCCGTTCGTCATGGTCACGGCCGAGGCCCTGGCCGACAATATCGCCGAGGCCGACGCGGCCAAGGTCAGTTCGTACCTGACCAAACCCTTCACCGCCGACGACCTGTGGCGCACCCTGCGCGAGATTCTGCCGGAACACACGGCCAACTGA
- a CDS encoding 4Fe-4S binding protein produces the protein MSYRLSRKTLSRLPQTFFFLATLWIGWRFFLYCRFAAGLGPETARPAGVEGFLPISALLGLRHALSTFAWDPVHPAGLAIFLAALAMGLLFRKAFCGHVCPVGFVATRLGRLGQRWRVARSVPPRLDAVLGLPKYLLLAFFLFTVFGGMDAAALEGFLKSSYNITADARMLLFFTSPGLVAVLVLAGLAGLGLVFRGSFCRWLCPYGALLGLVARLGPTSLSRDPAGCSGCGRCRQACPVDLPLTTGPRPMACTGCASCVIACPKAESAVRFRFAGRAAPWWLTAAGACLVFAAAYGAALAAGLWNTRLPAAMLARLYAATLGG, from the coding sequence ATGTCGTACCGCTTGTCCCGAAAGACCCTGTCCCGCCTGCCCCAGACCTTCTTTTTCCTGGCCACGCTCTGGATCGGCTGGCGCTTTTTCCTCTATTGCCGGTTCGCCGCCGGCCTTGGCCCGGAAACGGCCCGCCCGGCCGGGGTGGAGGGCTTTCTGCCCATTAGCGCGCTCCTCGGCCTGCGCCACGCCCTTTCCACCTTCGCCTGGGACCCGGTCCATCCGGCCGGGCTGGCCATTTTTCTGGCCGCCCTGGCCATGGGACTTCTCTTTCGCAAGGCCTTTTGCGGCCACGTCTGCCCGGTCGGGTTCGTGGCCACGCGCCTGGGCCGGCTTGGCCAGCGTTGGCGCGTGGCCCGGTCCGTGCCGCCCCGGCTCGACGCCGTCCTCGGCCTGCCCAAATACCTGCTGCTGGCCTTTTTCCTCTTCACCGTCTTTGGCGGCATGGACGCGGCGGCCCTCGAAGGCTTTTTGAAGTCGTCGTACAACATCACGGCCGACGCCCGGATGCTGCTCTTTTTCACCAGTCCCGGGCTGGTGGCCGTCCTGGTGCTGGCCGGGCTGGCCGGGCTCGGGCTGGTCTTTCGGGGATCGTTTTGCCGGTGGCTGTGTCCGTACGGGGCACTCCTCGGCCTTGTGGCCCGGCTCGGCCCGACCTCGCTTTCCCGCGACCCGGCCGGTTGCTCGGGCTGCGGCCGGTGCCGCCAGGCCTGTCCGGTGGACCTGCCCCTGACCACCGGCCCCCGGCCCATGGCCTGCACCGGCTGCGCCTCGTGCGTCATCGCCTGTCCGAAAGCCGAAAGCGCGGTCCGGTTCCGCTTCGCCGGACGCGCGGCCCCCTGGTGGCTGACCGCCGCCGGGGCCTGCCTGGTCTTTGCGGCGGCCTACGGCGCGGCCCTGGCCGCGGGCCTGTGGAACACGAGGCTCCCGGCCGCCATGCTGGCCCGGCTCTACGCCGCGACCCTCGGCGGATGA
- a CDS encoding helix-turn-helix transcriptional regulator, with protein sequence MSEKIGPGKPDRYMQPSILMALLGGESHGYELLQHIGEYGFLKGDAPPGMIYRHLRQMEEEGLVSSQWNATGTGPAKRVYAITAEGREVLDAWAGYMERQAKSLLAFVARYREATPS encoded by the coding sequence ATGTCGGAAAAAATAGGGCCGGGCAAGCCGGACCGCTACATGCAGCCGTCCATCCTGATGGCCCTTTTAGGCGGCGAGTCGCACGGGTATGAGCTGTTGCAGCACATCGGCGAGTACGGCTTTTTGAAGGGGGACGCGCCGCCGGGGATGATCTACCGGCATCTGCGGCAGATGGAGGAGGAGGGGTTGGTGTCGTCGCAGTGGAACGCCACGGGCACGGGGCCGGCCAAGCGGGTCTACGCCATCACGGCCGAGGGGCGGGAAGTGCTCGACGCCTGGGCCGGCTACATGGAGCGCCAGGCCAAGTCCCTGCTCGCCTTTGTGGCCCGCTACCGCGAAGCGACGCCTTCCTGA
- a CDS encoding uridine monophosphate kinase → MGKLVKEGQEGGRLHIESPLMGESLVSRTLLSGMNRGEVFRMHPDVNVLKIGGQSIMDRGAKALLPIIDVLLAAKEKHKIILMTGGGTRARHIYNIGLELGMPTGVLSKLGDKVASQNAEILSVLLAKHGGVRIGHGDHLEQLTMFCQLGYLPITPGIPPYGFFEHPAEEGLIPPHRTDCGAFLLAENIGGKSLIYLKDEKGLYSGDPKKAKDGEKLEYYGRLSVDELIALDLDDLIVERPVLRFLKHAKCIKEFQIIDALRHPEHILAALDGEHVGTVIYKD, encoded by the coding sequence ATGGGCAAACTCGTGAAGGAAGGACAGGAAGGCGGGCGGCTGCACATCGAATCGCCGCTCATGGGCGAATCCCTGGTCAGCCGGACACTTCTGTCCGGCATGAACCGTGGCGAAGTCTTTCGCATGCACCCGGACGTCAACGTGCTCAAAATCGGCGGCCAGTCCATCATGGACCGGGGGGCCAAGGCCCTGCTCCCGATCATCGACGTGCTGCTGGCGGCCAAGGAAAAGCACAAGATCATCCTCATGACCGGCGGCGGCACCCGGGCCCGGCACATCTACAACATCGGGCTCGAACTCGGCATGCCCACGGGCGTGCTGTCCAAGCTCGGCGACAAGGTGGCCTCCCAGAACGCCGAGATCCTGTCCGTGCTCCTGGCCAAGCACGGCGGCGTGCGCATCGGCCACGGCGACCACCTGGAACAACTGACCATGTTCTGCCAGCTCGGCTACCTGCCCATCACCCCGGGCATCCCGCCCTACGGATTCTTCGAGCATCCGGCCGAGGAAGGCCTCATCCCGCCGCACCGCACCGACTGCGGCGCGTTTCTGCTGGCGGAAAACATCGGCGGCAAATCGCTCATCTATCTCAAGGACGAAAAGGGCCTCTACAGCGGGGATCCCAAAAAAGCCAAGGACGGGGAAAAGCTTGAATACTACGGCCGTCTGTCCGTGGACGAGCTGATCGCCCTGGACCTCGACGACCTGATCGTGGAGCGGCCGGTGCTGCGGTTCTTGAAGCACGCCAAGTGCATCAAGGAGTTCCAGATCATCGACGCCCTGCGCCACCCGGAGCACATCCTGGCGGCCCTGGACGGCGAGCACGTCGGCACGGTCATTTACAAGGACTAA
- a CDS encoding DUF2156 domain-containing protein has translation MRDGFEEISLARREDYLDRLARCPQKVSDYSFGNLWGWAEEYGLSWRFGESHVWILQTKPYEVFWAPVGPWADVDWSACPCLSEGLDFIRVPEKLCQILSAAMPDRVTTEEARDHYDYVYSVPELVDLRGNRFHKKKNLLSQFLRAYDFEYKALTPDCVEDTLELQRQWFSWRDPEDSGALLAENTAIVRVLQNWDRMPGLLGGAIRVDGEMIAYTVAEALTPEMLVIHFEKGRPGFKGVYQAINQMFLADSGAGYALVNREQDLGDEGLRKAKLSYNPVDFLKKCTVSVAPAA, from the coding sequence ATGCGAGACGGTTTCGAGGAAATATCGCTGGCCCGCCGGGAAGATTATCTCGACCGGCTGGCCCGGTGTCCCCAGAAGGTTTCCGACTACAGCTTCGGCAACCTGTGGGGCTGGGCGGAAGAGTATGGCCTGTCCTGGCGTTTTGGCGAAAGCCATGTCTGGATCCTGCAGACCAAGCCCTACGAGGTCTTCTGGGCCCCGGTCGGTCCCTGGGCCGACGTCGATTGGAGCGCCTGTCCGTGCCTGTCCGAGGGGCTCGATTTCATCCGGGTGCCGGAGAAGCTGTGCCAGATTTTAAGCGCCGCCATGCCGGACAGGGTCACGACCGAGGAGGCCCGCGACCACTACGACTACGTCTACAGTGTGCCGGAGCTGGTCGATTTGCGCGGTAACCGCTTCCACAAGAAAAAAAACCTGCTCAGCCAATTCCTGCGGGCCTACGACTTCGAGTACAAGGCCCTGACCCCGGACTGCGTGGAAGACACCCTGGAGCTCCAGCGCCAGTGGTTTTCCTGGCGCGACCCCGAGGATTCCGGTGCGCTTTTGGCCGAAAACACGGCCATCGTCCGGGTGCTCCAGAACTGGGACCGCATGCCGGGCTTGCTCGGCGGGGCCATCCGGGTGGACGGCGAGATGATCGCCTACACCGTGGCCGAGGCGTTGACCCCGGAGATGCTGGTCATCCATTTCGAAAAGGGCCGGCCCGGGTTCAAGGGCGTCTATCAGGCCATCAACCAGATGTTCCTGGCCGACTCCGGAGCCGGCTACGCCCTGGTCAACAGGGAACAGGACCTGGGCGACGAGGGGCTCAGGAAGGCCAAACTGTCGTACAATCCAGTCGATTTTTTAAAGAAATGCACGGTGTCCGTAGCGCCCGCCGCCTGA
- the purN gene encoding phosphoribosylglycinamide formyltransferase gives MTLPVAVLVSGSGSNLQAILDRIEAGRIDARITAVLSNRADAQGLVRAAAHGIPALALPHGDYPDRTAYDAALLAAVRQSGAEAVVLAGFMRILGPDFVAAYRDRILNIHPALLPSFPGVRGPADAAAYGVAIAGATVHFVDEKMDNGPIVIQAAVPARPDDDAAALAARILAFEHRIYPQALAWLASGRLTLDGRKTRLAPAAIPPADMADAGPCLVNPPLEQGF, from the coding sequence GTGACCCTGCCCGTCGCGGTCCTGGTCTCGGGTTCGGGCTCGAACCTGCAGGCCATCCTCGACCGGATCGAGGCCGGCCGCATCGACGCCCGGATCACGGCGGTCCTCTCCAACCGGGCCGACGCCCAGGGCCTTGTCCGGGCGGCCGCCCACGGCATCCCGGCCCTGGCCCTGCCTCACGGGGACTACCCGGACCGGACCGCCTACGACGCGGCGCTTTTGGCCGCCGTGCGGCAGAGCGGGGCCGAGGCCGTGGTCCTGGCCGGCTTCATGCGCATCCTTGGCCCGGACTTCGTGGCCGCCTACCGGGACCGGATCCTCAACATCCACCCGGCGCTTTTGCCGAGTTTTCCGGGCGTGCGGGGACCGGCCGACGCGGCCGCCTACGGCGTGGCCATCGCCGGGGCGACGGTCCATTTCGTGGACGAAAAGATGGACAACGGCCCCATCGTCATCCAGGCCGCCGTGCCGGCCCGGCCGGACGACGACGCGGCCGCGCTCGCCGCGCGCATCCTGGCCTTCGAGCACCGCATCTATCCCCAGGCCCTGGCCTGGCTGGCCAGCGGCCGGCTCACCCTCGACGGCCGCAAGACCCGCCTCGCCCCGGCCGCCATCCCCCCGGCCGACATGGCCGACGCCGGCCCGTGCCTGGTCAACCCGCCGCTCGAACAGGGATTTTGA
- the cobA gene encoding uroporphyrinogen-III C-methyltransferase — protein MSKVYLLGAGPGDPGLLTLRAKDILSRADVVVYDYLANKAFLDFCRPDAEIFYVGKKGGDHTLPQDKINGLLVEMAKAGKMVARLKGGDPYVFGRGGEEAEELVAAGCPFEVVPGVTSAVAAPAYAGIPITHRSFCSSVSFITGHEDPTKAESSLNWEAFAQSGSTLVFFMGVKNLPHITENLMRAGMSGDTPAALVRWGTTCRHKSLVATVATMPEAAARHGFAPPSLFIVGGVVSLHETLSWYEHRPLLGQGVVVTRSREQASDLVRLLAEEGACCYEFPAIEIAPLADTTPVRQAASRLYDYDWVIFTSVNGVKCFFAEVDALGLDARAFAGIRIAAIGPATAEALASKGLKADFLPERFVAESVVEGLLALGIADRRVLIPRAREARDVLPEKLAEAGADVSVLPVYDTRPVDQDPQEILEAIRAGEIRYVTFTSSSTVKNFFAKIPPAALQAAGTVKTAVIGPITAKTLAEYGLSADVMAAAYTVPALAEAIIADARADKAAGAATGTA, from the coding sequence ATGTCCAAAGTCTATCTCCTCGGAGCCGGTCCCGGCGACCCGGGTCTTCTCACCCTTCGCGCCAAGGACATCCTGTCGCGCGCCGACGTCGTGGTCTACGATTATCTGGCCAACAAGGCCTTTCTGGATTTTTGCCGCCCGGATGCGGAAATCTTCTATGTCGGCAAAAAGGGCGGCGACCACACCCTGCCCCAGGACAAGATCAACGGCCTGCTCGTGGAAATGGCCAAGGCCGGCAAGATGGTGGCCCGCCTCAAGGGCGGGGACCCCTACGTCTTCGGCCGGGGCGGCGAGGAGGCCGAAGAGCTGGTGGCCGCCGGCTGCCCGTTCGAGGTGGTGCCCGGGGTGACCTCGGCCGTGGCCGCGCCGGCCTATGCCGGCATCCCCATCACCCACCGGTCGTTTTGCTCGTCCGTGTCGTTTATTACCGGCCACGAGGACCCGACCAAGGCCGAAAGCTCGCTCAACTGGGAGGCCTTCGCCCAGTCCGGGTCCACCCTGGTCTTTTTCATGGGGGTGAAAAACCTGCCCCACATCACCGAAAACCTGATGCGGGCCGGCATGTCCGGCGACACGCCGGCGGCGCTGGTGCGCTGGGGTACGACCTGCCGCCACAAGAGCCTGGTGGCCACGGTGGCCACCATGCCCGAGGCAGCGGCCCGGCACGGCTTTGCCCCGCCGTCCCTTTTCATCGTCGGCGGCGTGGTTTCCCTGCACGAGACCCTGTCCTGGTACGAACACCGGCCGCTTCTCGGCCAGGGCGTGGTGGTGACCCGGAGCCGCGAGCAGGCCAGCGACCTGGTGCGCCTCCTGGCCGAGGAAGGGGCCTGCTGCTACGAATTTCCGGCCATCGAAATCGCCCCGCTGGCCGATACGACCCCGGTCCGCCAGGCGGCCAGCCGGCTCTACGACTACGACTGGGTGATTTTCACGTCGGTCAACGGCGTCAAATGCTTTTTCGCGGAAGTCGACGCTCTCGGCCTCGACGCCCGGGCCTTTGCCGGCATCCGCATCGCGGCCATCGGACCGGCCACGGCCGAGGCCCTGGCAAGCAAGGGCCTCAAGGCCGATTTCCTGCCCGAGCGGTTCGTGGCCGAATCCGTGGTCGAGGGGCTGCTGGCCCTTGGCATCGCCGACCGCCGGGTGCTCATCCCCCGGGCCCGCGAGGCCCGGGACGTGCTGCCGGAAAAGCTGGCCGAGGCCGGAGCCGACGTGTCCGTGCTGCCGGTCTACGACACCCGGCCCGTGGACCAGGACCCCCAGGAGATCCTCGAGGCCATCCGGGCCGGCGAGATCCGCTACGTGACCTTCACGAGCTCGTCCACGGTCAAAAACTTCTTCGCCAAGATCCCGCCGGCCGCCCTGCAAGCCGCCGGCACGGTCAAGACCGCCGTGATCGGCCCGATCACGGCCAAGACCCTGGCCGAGTACGGCCTTTCGGCCGACGTCATGGCCGCGGCCTACACCGTCCCGGCCCTGGCCGAGGCCATCATCGCCGACGCCAGGGCCGACAAGGCCGCCGGCGCCGCAACGGGCACGGCGTGA
- a CDS encoding sigma 54-interacting transcriptional regulator: MDAVSFAVLRRALACLDLAADPGRGLDALLGRLFDVLAGLPGFGSAAVVLADAEERPAIRAQRGAPDMGLVLTATLDRGEQARRARVLRRGAGPVVADEAGEVSAGRDEAAMLAAPVLAGESVVGWFFADGLLGGGASLADDLRLAVLVADIIGRMASIAAAKAAGSLDMAREVAFLRSKVSLRYRHVFSDGASPALSALRGEADRAALSDAPLLLLGEPGSGRATLARIIHELSSRATRPFSTLDLSTEARPAERLFGTSRSLASGGRPGGLEEADGGTLLLEEAHRLPPDVCERLAQFLRTGTFTRVGGSRERGSATRLVFKAPLQGISPELTATVPLATIEVPSLRERREDIAALLDHLLTMEASRGGRRLTLTSKALRALEGYDWPGNIREMEGMVARLAVTAPEDRIDIADIPSEILAEGERPPVLPEDAAELRDMERQQVLSALERHGWVQSRAARELGLTLRQIGYRIRKYGLVRDDDETESAL, from the coding sequence ATGGATGCTGTGAGTTTTGCCGTATTGCGCCGGGCTTTGGCCTGCCTGGATCTGGCTGCGGACCCAGGCCGGGGCCTGGACGCGCTTTTGGGGCGTCTTTTTGACGTGTTGGCCGGGCTGCCGGGCTTTGGCAGCGCCGCCGTGGTCCTGGCCGACGCCGAGGAACGGCCGGCCATCCGGGCCCAGCGCGGCGCGCCGGACATGGGCCTGGTGCTGACGGCCACCCTCGACCGGGGGGAACAGGCCCGGCGGGCGCGGGTGCTCAGGCGCGGGGCCGGGCCGGTTGTGGCCGACGAGGCCGGCGAGGTGTCGGCCGGGCGCGATGAGGCGGCCATGCTGGCCGCGCCGGTCCTGGCCGGCGAGTCGGTCGTGGGCTGGTTTTTCGCCGACGGCCTGCTTGGCGGGGGAGCGTCCCTGGCCGACGACCTGCGGCTGGCGGTCCTGGTGGCGGACATCATCGGCCGGATGGCGTCCATCGCCGCCGCGAAGGCCGCCGGGAGCCTGGACATGGCCCGCGAGGTGGCGTTTTTGCGGTCCAAGGTGTCCCTGCGCTACCGCCATGTCTTTTCCGACGGCGCCAGCCCGGCCCTTTCGGCCCTTCGGGGCGAAGCCGACCGGGCCGCCCTGTCCGACGCGCCGCTGTTGCTCCTGGGCGAGCCCGGTTCCGGGCGCGCCACCCTGGCCCGGATCATCCACGAACTTTCCAGCCGGGCCACGCGGCCGTTTTCCACCCTCGACCTGTCGACCGAGGCCCGCCCGGCCGAGCGGCTGTTCGGCACGTCCCGGTCCCTGGCCTCGGGCGGCCGCCCGGGCGGCCTGGAAGAGGCCGACGGCGGCACCCTGCTCCTGGAGGAGGCCCACCGGCTGCCGCCGGACGTGTGCGAACGGCTGGCCCAATTCCTGCGGACCGGGACCTTCACCCGGGTGGGCGGCAGCCGGGAACGCGGCAGCGCCACCCGGCTGGTGTTCAAGGCCCCGCTCCAGGGGATCAGCCCGGAACTGACGGCCACGGTCCCGCTGGCCACCATCGAGGTGCCGAGCCTGCGGGAGCGGCGCGAGGACATTGCGGCCCTGCTCGACCACCTGCTGACCATGGAGGCCAGCCGGGGCGGCCGTCGCCTGACCCTCACCTCCAAGGCCCTGCGCGCCCTGGAAGGGTACGACTGGCCGGGCAACATCCGGGAGATGGAAGGCATGGTGGCGCGGCTGGCCGTCACCGCGCCCGAGGACCGCATCGACATCGCGGACATCCCGTCGGAGATCCTGGCCGAGGGCGAACGGCCGCCGGTTTTGCCCGAGGACGCGGCCGAGCTGCGCGACATGGAGCGCCAGCAGGTCCTAAGCGCCCTGGAGCGCCACGGCTGGGTCCAGTCCCGGGCCGCCCGGGAACTCGGCCTGACCCTGCGCCAGATCGGCTACCGCATCCGCAAGTACGGCCTGGTCCGGGACGACGACGAGACCGAGAGCGCTCTCTAG